The DNA region ACATCCATCTAAAGGATGGACCGTGCCATGACGTTGCAAGGCAACTCGAAACTCAAGCAGTCCCCTTTCTCGTATCGTCGGGGTCAGCCAGGGCTGATGCCGAGGAGATTTTCTTACGTGGAACATGGGTCGCCAAACCTTGCGATCCGGACCTGATGATCGAAGCGGTCAAACGGACTGTTTCCCGTTTCTCGAATGACGACCTCGTGGAGGTAAGCGCATGACCGAACTTAAAACCAAACGTCGTCCTCGGGGCATTTCGGCTCGGGGGGATTTCGAGGTCGCCAAAAGCATTGCAACCTCCTCAGAAGAAGCCCGGAAAGCCGCCGACAAACGAAAGACAGAAGCGTTGCGCGACGCGCGTCTTCGAGCCCAAACTGAAAACGGTGACTCTGCGAAATAGAGCGTATTCGCCACAGCAAAAACCAAGCCCTCTGATCGGGAAAGCCATGATGATCGATAAGCCGAAATATCCAGTGTCCCACGAAGACCGCCATTTCGTCTGTCAGGAAGAGGTTGAGGGGCCGCTGAAAGTCATCATCGACCAGGCGAATATGCACGGTTGGGGCACGCTTGAGGTGATCTCGGCCATTGAAGAGGTGATGAAGCACCTGCGGCTGGCGTATGCTGAACATCCCGATCCGGCAGAGGACCCAACAGACAGCAACGAGGGCCATGCTTTCATTCATGGACGTGGGGGCGCGGAATAAACAAAACCGCCACCCCTGTGCCCAAGGATGGCGGTTCGGAAGGGCCCTTCCCCAGCAAAGGCACCTTCGCGCTCTCCTCGGATGAGCATCCGTAAGGAACCACTACTTTAGATTTCAGACAATCCCTGAACTGACCTTTTACCGTTAACCGGACAACGGCAGCGCGAACATCCTCATTGCAAGCAAACATTGAAAAGAGAACCCATTGACAGACCCAAACGGCGCATTGTTTTACGTGGTAGGCGCTGTGGCGGTACTTGCGGTCTTGCTGTTCATCGTTTGGGGCTTGCGAAAACCGTGGATTCGCGGGCCGTGGGCCGCTCCATGGCTGCATTCGACAAACAGTTTTGAACGAAAATAACCAGGGTCTTGAGGCAACAGCACCCTGGCTGAAATTTGGCTTCGCGTCATTATCAACTTCGAGCGGATGAGGGGAGGTCGCTCGCCAAAAAAATCGAACCTAAAATTAGTTTCATATAATATAAGAAATATGGAAAATTCCCATATTGATTGAAACAACTTCATATAATCTACTGCGCTGCGGCTTTTTTAAGTATCTGTGTCAATGAACCCGGTCGCTTCCCGTCAGGCAGCGACTGGTTATAAACTTTCAGTGTGCAGAACGCGGAACAAATGAGTAAAGCGGCAGTTCTCGGCGCAGCTGGCGCAGTCAGGTTTGCCTGCAAGCCAGATAGAGGTCCGAGCCCCCTCCTCGCTGGACCTCGCACATTCTCGCCCCGATGGTTGACGGGCACCATCACTGCCCTATTGTTCGGGCGTCGCTTACGAGGAGCGATACAGAGGGACGACTGAAGTCTGCCTTCGAGAACCGGACGAGCGGCATCGTCCGGTTCTTAAATAGTGAGGGAAGAGATGACTTATGATTGGGATGGACGGCGCAACAGGATTGCAAATGCTGTCCGTTTGGCCACGGGCTTAGCGCTAGCATTTTTGGTCGTCGCAATGCCGGTGCTATTGTTTGCCTGAGGCGACCAAACTTTCTGGTGTGGGCAACAGCGCTCGGCGGGGTGATACCTCCGCCGGATGGCCGGGCAGCGCAATGGTGCTGTACTTTGGCGGCAACTGCGATGCAGAGGCTTTCGCGGCTCCCTTCGCGTCGTTGGTGAATGGACGGCAAGACGACGGCGGGCCGAGCGGGTCTCTGATCAGCAACTTCAAAAAGTGCCATCCGCCAGAACGATTGCCCGATTGATGACAACCGCTCGCGATCAACTGAGCAAGGCCGATACAATTACGATCGCGGCCATAGAAGCCGATGTTCCCGCCTTGATCGAAGCCCGTAATCTGATTGATCGCTTTCAAAGGATGATCAGAAGGAAAGCCAAGGCCGAACTCGACCTGTGGATCGCTGATGCCCGCCACAGTCTGTTCGCTCCCTTTGCTAACGGGATACTCAAAGATAAGGCAGCAGTGTCCGCAGCAATCACCGAACCTTGGTCAAACGGTCAGGTTGAAGGACAGATCAACAACTGAAGCTCGTCATAAGCCAAATGTACGGGCGTGCAAAGCTGGACCTACTTGAGGCGCGGTCAATTGGCGCGATATGAAAGAAACCGTCATCAAATGTGCGTCAGAGGCAATATTCCACACGATGGCGTAGTTGCTAACCGCGTTTCCCAGTCTCCTGGTTGGTGGCAGACTGGTCCCATTGACAACGGGAGGACATCACAATGAAACAGTATGTCCGATTGGACGTCTCACAAAAGGAGACTGCCGTTTGCGTCGTTGACGAGACCGGTCGCCTGATCTTCGAGGGCCGGGCGAAGTCGGATCCTGGCGCTCTGGCGGCGCTGCTGGCGAAGAAGGCCCCGGATGCGGGACGCGTTGGCTTTGAGACTGGTGCCATGTCGAGCTTGCTCTGGCATGAACTGACAAGGATCGGTATGCCGGTTGTCTGTATCGACGCGCGACACGGACATGCGGTTCTTTCCGTCCGGATGAACAAAAGCGATGAGAAGGACGCGCGCGGTTTGGCCGATCTGGTTCGGATTGGATGGTATGCGAGGTTGCGGTGAAGAGTGAGGCCAGCCAACAGGTGCACTCGCTACTGATCGCACGGTCTCGGCTCGTGGCGATGCGACGAGATCTCCAAAATCAGATCCGATCGATGTTGAACGAATGCGGCCTGATCTTTCCTCGCGCCATCGCCGGACAATTCCAGCGCTGCGTCATCGACTTGACCGGAGAGGGTCATGTGCTTTGGACTGTCTTGCTACCGCGCCTCTCCGTCCATGGCCATGTCTGTCGAGAACTTCAGGGGTTGAATCGCCAGATCCGGCAGATGGCTCGAACAGACGAGACGACAAGGCGGTTGATACCGTGCCGGGCATCGGTGTGGTAACGGCATTGATCTTCCGCCATACCATCGACAACCCGTCGCGCTTTCGAAGTGCAACACGTAGGTGCCTATCTGGGACTGACGCCGCGACGCAAGCAACCGGCGAAACGGACACCGTCGGTCAAGTCTCGCGATGGGGAGATCGCTTGTTGCGAACCTATCTCTTCGAAGCGGCCAGTGTTTTGCTACATCCCACGAAACATTGGTGCTCCCTGAAGGTTTGGGGTGTTGATTATCGCCAGAGTTTGATCCAGTTTTCCATTTCGTAATATCCGCTGACACAGCAAAAAGGCGTTTGTGGTCAACGCCCTAATTAATCCTCGGTGGTATAATGCTCGAAGAAAAAATGGAATTGATCTTGCTGAAACTCAACAGAGCAGGATGATCGACAGTCAGCGTGAGGCGTTGAAGAAGCGCATCCACGACCTGTCCAGCCTTCTCACGCAGAACGGCGAACTCAGTGCGAAGCTGCAACGCGCGAGCC from Pararhizobium qamdonense includes:
- a CDS encoding IS110 family transposase yields the protein MKQYVRLDVSQKETAVCVVDETGRLIFEGRAKSDPGALAALLAKKAPDAGRVGFETGAMSSLLWHELTRIGMPVVCIDARHGHAVLSVRMNKSDEKDARGLADLVRIGWYARLR
- a CDS encoding transposase, with translation MRPDLSSRHRRTIPALRHRLDRRGSCALDCLATAPLRPWPCLSRTSGVESPDPADGSNRRDDKAVDTVPGIGVVTALIFRHTIDNPSRFRSATRRCLSGTDAATQATGETDTVGQVSRWGDRLLRTYLFEAASVLLHPTKHWCSLKVWGVDYRQSLIQFSIS